One window of Abyssibacter profundi genomic DNA carries:
- a CDS encoding DUF2126 domain-containing protein, whose translation MSIVVALNHRTTYRYDRPVSLTPQIIRLRPAPHTRTAIQSYSLKIRPEPHFLNWQQDPHNNWQARVVFPEQVRHFEIEVDLHADLAVFNPFDFFIEDWAEDVPFVYPDGLAEDLAPYLETPLPASHLGRRFAGLLNAMEPRKPVRTIDFLVGLNQHIANEIDYVIRMEPGVQTPEETLAKGRGSCRDSAWLLAQLLRHMGYATRFCSGYLIQLKPDVKSLDGPSGTDVDFTDLHAWCEVYIPGAGWVGLDSTSGLFCGEGHIPLTATPEPSAAAPVTGGVDPCEVEFEHDMSIQRMLETPRVTKPYTESQWSAIDALGGKLDSILDAGDVRLTQGGEPTFVSIDDFEAPEWNTAAVGPTKQGRARELIGRLAERIAPGGLMTFGQGKWYPGESLPRWAYSLYLRRDGQAILDAGLSDTPADLPESEWVGKAQAFGAQLAEALALNPEYAQPLYEDPWHYLEQERNLPENLDPSDPKLDDPEARRRLTRVFERGLGTPTGYVLPIQRQNSRAGKPWISELWKTRTRHLFLLPGDSPAGFRLPLQSLPWVPEDDYPHVTPDDPTAEKPPLTDARQPVQPGRRVEERSAEPSPQPAARETGPVRTALTIEPRDGRLQIFMPPTQNAQDYLDLVRAVESTARALDVPVRIEGYPPPSDPRLDKLSVTPDPGVIEVNVQPVANWQDMKAQTFGLYEDARQCRLGTEKFLIDGRAVGTGGGNHMVLGGPTTQDSPFIRRPDLLGSLIRYWQNHPSLSYLFSGLFIGPTSQSPRVDEARDDALYELEIALSQLPRQGDSAPPWLVDRILRHLLTDLTGNTHRSEICIDKLYSPDSATGRLGLVEFRGFEMPPHAQMSLVQQLLLRALIAWFWDAPYEAPLNRFGTTLHDRFLLPEFCWNDFLDVLGDLRAAGFEFEDDWFAPHFEFRFPAHGSVTYRGVHLELRHALEPWITLGEEPGGGGTARYVDSSTERVQVKLQGLSGHRYALACNGQQVPLTPTGVAGEAVAGVRFRAWKPWSALHPTLEADSPLVFDLVDTWNQRSVGGLTYHVAHPAGRNYDSFPVNAYEAESRRLSRFEPQGHTPGRFEWSGGGASPDYPTTLDLRRSAV comes from the coding sequence ATGAGCATCGTTGTTGCGCTGAATCACCGCACCACGTACCGATACGACCGACCCGTTTCGCTGACCCCGCAAATCATTCGGCTCCGCCCCGCGCCGCATACGCGCACGGCCATCCAGAGTTACTCGCTGAAGATTCGGCCGGAGCCGCATTTCCTGAACTGGCAACAGGATCCGCATAACAACTGGCAGGCGCGGGTCGTCTTTCCCGAACAGGTCAGGCACTTCGAGATCGAGGTCGACCTCCACGCCGACCTCGCAGTCTTCAATCCCTTCGACTTCTTTATTGAGGACTGGGCCGAAGACGTTCCCTTCGTCTACCCGGACGGGCTGGCCGAGGACCTGGCGCCCTACCTGGAAACGCCGCTGCCCGCCTCACACCTGGGCCGCCGGTTTGCCGGCCTGCTCAATGCGATGGAGCCGCGCAAGCCCGTGCGCACCATCGATTTTCTGGTTGGCCTGAACCAGCACATCGCCAATGAGATCGACTATGTGATTCGCATGGAGCCGGGCGTCCAAACACCGGAGGAGACGCTGGCCAAGGGCCGAGGGTCTTGCCGTGACTCCGCCTGGCTGTTGGCGCAGCTGTTACGTCACATGGGCTACGCCACCCGCTTCTGCTCGGGGTACCTGATCCAGCTCAAGCCCGACGTCAAGTCGTTGGACGGGCCCAGTGGCACCGATGTGGACTTCACCGACCTGCATGCCTGGTGCGAGGTGTATATCCCCGGCGCCGGTTGGGTGGGCCTGGATTCCACCTCCGGCCTGTTCTGCGGCGAGGGGCATATCCCCTTAACCGCCACGCCGGAACCCTCGGCAGCAGCCCCGGTCACCGGCGGTGTAGACCCCTGCGAGGTCGAATTCGAGCACGACATGTCGATCCAGCGCATGCTGGAGACCCCTCGCGTCACCAAGCCGTATACCGAATCCCAGTGGTCGGCCATCGATGCGCTGGGCGGCAAGCTGGACTCCATCCTGGATGCCGGCGATGTACGACTGACCCAGGGTGGCGAACCGACCTTTGTGTCGATCGACGATTTCGAGGCGCCGGAGTGGAACACGGCCGCCGTCGGCCCGACCAAGCAGGGCCGGGCTCGCGAACTCATCGGTCGCCTGGCCGAGCGCATCGCCCCCGGTGGCCTGATGACCTTCGGGCAGGGCAAGTGGTATCCGGGCGAATCGCTCCCGCGCTGGGCCTACTCGCTGTACCTGCGACGCGATGGCCAAGCCATTCTGGACGCCGGGCTGTCGGATACACCCGCGGACCTGCCCGAGTCCGAGTGGGTCGGCAAAGCGCAGGCATTCGGTGCCCAGCTGGCCGAAGCGCTGGCGCTAAACCCCGAGTACGCGCAACCACTGTACGAAGACCCGTGGCACTACCTTGAGCAGGAGCGCAACCTGCCCGAGAACCTCGATCCGAGCGACCCCAAACTCGATGACCCCGAGGCGCGACGACGGCTCACCCGGGTCTTCGAACGTGGCCTGGGCACGCCAACAGGCTATGTCTTGCCGATTCAGCGCCAGAACAGCCGGGCGGGGAAACCGTGGATCTCCGAGCTCTGGAAGACGCGCACCCGCCATTTGTTCCTGTTGCCGGGTGATTCGCCGGCCGGATTCCGGCTGCCCCTGCAATCCCTGCCGTGGGTCCCGGAAGACGATTACCCGCATGTCACGCCGGATGACCCGACGGCCGAGAAGCCGCCACTCACCGACGCCCGGCAGCCCGTCCAGCCTGGCCGGCGTGTTGAAGAACGCAGCGCGGAACCCAGCCCGCAGCCGGCAGCCCGTGAAACCGGGCCTGTGCGTACGGCGCTGACCATCGAGCCACGCGACGGCCGCCTGCAAATTTTCATGCCACCGACGCAGAACGCTCAGGACTACCTGGACCTGGTCCGCGCGGTGGAATCCACCGCTCGGGCGCTGGATGTGCCCGTCCGCATCGAGGGCTACCCGCCCCCGTCTGACCCGCGCCTGGACAAGCTATCCGTGACCCCGGATCCGGGTGTCATCGAGGTCAACGTGCAGCCGGTGGCCAACTGGCAGGACATGAAGGCGCAAACCTTCGGGCTCTACGAGGACGCAAGGCAATGCCGGCTGGGGACCGAAAAATTCCTCATCGATGGCCGGGCCGTGGGAACCGGCGGTGGCAATCACATGGTCCTGGGCGGGCCGACAACCCAGGACAGCCCGTTCATACGACGCCCCGACCTGCTGGGCAGTCTGATTCGCTACTGGCAGAACCATCCAAGCCTGTCTTACCTATTCTCCGGGTTGTTCATTGGCCCCACCTCGCAGTCTCCGCGGGTGGATGAGGCGCGCGATGACGCCCTCTATGAACTCGAGATCGCCCTATCCCAGCTACCCCGTCAGGGCGACAGCGCCCCACCCTGGCTGGTGGACCGCATCCTGCGTCACCTGCTCACCGATCTCACCGGCAACACGCACCGCAGCGAAATCTGCATCGACAAACTCTACTCCCCGGACTCGGCCACCGGCCGGTTGGGCCTGGTCGAGTTCCGCGGATTCGAAATGCCGCCGCACGCGCAGATGAGTCTGGTGCAACAACTGTTGTTGAGAGCCCTGATCGCCTGGTTCTGGGACGCCCCCTACGAGGCGCCGCTCAACCGTTTCGGCACCACGCTGCATGACCGATTCCTGCTGCCGGAATTTTGTTGGAACGATTTTCTCGACGTGCTGGGGGATTTGCGCGCCGCCGGCTTCGAGTTTGAAGATGACTGGTTTGCCCCCCACTTCGAGTTCCGTTTCCCGGCCCATGGCAGCGTGACCTACCGCGGCGTCCATCTGGAACTGCGCCATGCCCTGGAACCCTGGATCACGCTGGGCGAGGAACCCGGTGGCGGCGGCACTGCACGCTACGTGGATTCCTCCACCGAGCGCGTTCAGGTCAAGCTGCAGGGTCTCAGTGGTCACCGCTATGCACTGGCCTGCAACGGCCAACAGGTTCCGCTGACGCCCACCGGGGTGGCTGGCGAAGCCGTCGCCGGCGTCCGTTTCCGGGCCTGGAAGCCCTGGTCTGCGCTACACCCGACCCTGGAGGCCGACTCGCCACTGGTCTTCGATCTGGTCGACACCTGGAACCAGCGGTCGGTGGGCGGCCTGACCTACCATGTCGCGCATCCGGCGGGCCGCAATTACGACAGCTTCCCGGTCAATGCGTATGAGGCCGAATCACGGCGCCTGTCCCGTTTCGAACCGCAGGGTCATACACCCGGCCGATTCGAGTGGAGCGGTGGTGGCGCTTCGCCGGATTATCCGACCACGCTGGACCTGCGACGATCAGCGGTTTGA